In Campylobacterota bacterium, the sequence CTGCTCGGGGAGCATGTTTTTAGCCATGGATTCAGAGAGGTCCAGCCAGTCCGCACCCTGCAGTTTCAGGGTGCCGAACAAACCGATCAGTTCCTCATTCGAAATCTCGATGCCGTTTTCCGCCGCATTGACCCGCTGCACGAACGTGAGCAAAGAGGCTTTCGTGAAGAAACGTTTGAACTTCAGGATCGAGCCGGCAGAGGCTTTTTTAACGTACTCCTCGAATGCTTTGGCGCAAACGATGTCGCCGTAGCTCTCAGGACGTGAAAGCACCGCATCCGCATCGATTTCTCCCCGTTCCAGCCGGTTAAGGTTGTTCTGGATTACGATTGACGCCGTTGAGGGAAGGTGGAACTTTTTGATGTCCACTTTTTTCTTCTCTTTGACGTCGCGCATCAGTTCAAGCGCTTCGTCGATTTTTTCGTTTCCGATCGAACGGAGGGTTTCGAAAGGGAGAATGAGGCTGTTGTCGATCAGTTTCCCCATCAGTTTGTAGGCATCGCTTTTATAGACGTAATTGCGTTCTCCCGTTCCCAGCAGGGAATCGCGCAGTGCGTCCATCATCTTTTCGTGATCTTTGCCCAGGCGGCGGAGCTTGTAATTGCCGACCAGCGCGTATACGCCCATGTGCAGGAGACTGGCGAAATACATGATCACCAGAGGAACGACGACCCAAAAGGCGATCGGGAGGTTCGGGAAGTGCATTCCCAGCAGATCGAAAGATACGGCGCCGTTGTTGATGCTGTACGTCGCGGCCGCAACCAGCAGCATCAGCAGCAGCGATGCCAGGGTGTAACGTTTAAGCTGCATTCTCTACCTCGCTTTTAGTGTTTGTTTTTTTCAACGATCGGGCGGCACACAATGCAGTATTTGGCGTGCGGTTTCACTTTCAGGCGCTGGAAGCCGATGTCGTCTTCGCACATTTCACAAATACCGTATTGTTTGGATTTGATTTTGGCCAAAGCGGCTTCAATTTCCTGCAACTCCTGCATCTGCTGGGCACCGATGGCATTTTCAACCATGTTGTCGTTGCTGACGGACGCATAATCACCTTCGTCGTTGAGCTCAAGCTCGCGCAGTTGATTCATTTCGCTTTCAACGCCGGTGATGTTTTTGATAATCTGGGCCTTCCGGGTCAGCAATATTTCCTCGAAATAATGCAACTCATGGTCTCTCATCAATGCTCCTCATTTGTGATACGGATGGTTTGCAGCCAATGCATAGGCACGGTAGATCTGCTCGAGCAAGACCGCCTTGGCGATTTTGTGGCTCATCGTCAGATCCGACAGGCTGATCGCACTGTCGCACCGCTCCACAAAGCTTTTTTCAAAGCCGTATGCGCCGCCTATAAAAAATTGCAAGGCGATTTTATCACTTATAAGCTTACTAAATGCAAAACTGTCCAGTTTTTTCCCCTCCGGATGCAGCGCGATCGAATAGCTTTTCCCCAGCATCGGCGCAAGGAGTTTCGTATACGCTCCCTGCGATGCCTCAGCGCTGATGGTATGCGCCTTGGCGATCTCTTTGGGAAAGAGTTCGATGTCCTCGATTTTGGCGAATCGGGAGATCATTTTCATCTGTTCCTGGTAAAGGGGATCGTAGAGCGAACGCTCCTTTTTTGCGATGGAGATGACGGATATGTTCACAGGATGCCGCTTCCCATCACGTGGTACGTGACGTTTTGAAACCGGTCATCCAGCCGTACCCCGCCGATCGCCGCTACCGGATGGCGCGAGAGTGCGGCGATGGCGTCGAGGCGTTCTCCCAATACTTTCGCGTCGGATTTGGTGGCGGTGGCACGGTAGGCGCCCAGCCCGACGTAATTGAGTTCGAGGGTGTTCGCCACCGCGATCTCGCGTTCGTTATGCGTCGAAAGGCCGACGATCTTGTCCGTTCCGATTGAGAGTCTGAGGATTTTGAGCGCTTTGAGCGGGTCAGGGTCGATGGCATAGAGGTCTTCTTGCCCGATGTGGACGCCGTCGCAAAACGGGGCGAGTTCGTAGTGGTCGTTGACGATCAGAAAGCCGTCCCACAACCGCCGCAGAACGATCAGGTCCGCTTTGATCGCGGCGATGTCGGCATGTTTATTCCGATACTGGATCACTTCGGCCCCCAGTGCGTTCGCACGGTTCACGAAAGCGTTGATATCCGCCCCTTTGACCTTGAGATTGTCGGCGTCGCAGAGTGCGTAAAGGCGCATATCAGGGGAGCAGAAGGTTCAGCAGGTCGCCGAGGGTATCTTTGAGCTCGTCACGGGAAACCACCATGTCGATGGAACCTTTTTCGAGGAGGAATTCGGCCCGCTGGAACCCTTCGGGGAGGTCGCTTCCGATGGTCTGTTTGATAACCCGCTGGCCGGCGAAACCGATCAGTGCGCCGGGCTCGGCAATGATGATATCCCCCAGCGTCGCGAACGAGGCGCTCACCCCGCCCATCGTCGGATCGGTGAGAAGCGAGATATAGGGAAGCTTCGCTTCGGCAAGTTTGGCCAATGCGGCGGAAGTCTTGGACATCTGCATCAGCGAAAAGGTACTCTCCTGCATCCGTGCCCCGCCGCTGGCGCTGACGATAATGAGTCCCATCCGTTTGTCAATCGCACGGTTGATGGCGCGGACGATTTTCTCCCCTTCGACCGAACCGAGCGATCCGCCCATGAAGTTAAAATCGAACACCACCAGCTGGGCGGGAGCGCCGTTGATGGTGCATTCGCCGCTGACAACGGACGAGTAGGTCCCATTTTTGGCGTATCCCTCTTCGACACGGGCCGCATAGCTTTTTTTATCGACGAAATTGAGCGGATCGACAGGTCTGAGATTCGCATCGAATTCGACAAAACTCCCCTCGTCCGCGATAAGGGCCAGACGCTCTTTGACACCGATACGCAGGTGATGGCCGCATTTGGGGCAGACGTGATTTTGCTTTTCGATCTCTTTGTAGTACATCAGGGACTGGCACGATGGGCATTTGACCCAGTGCGAAGGTGCCTCGCTTTTCGTAGGCTGTTTTTTCTTTTCGGAGTCACCGAACAGGTTGAATAGACTCAAAAAATCTCCTTTTGTACAATCGCTAGAATACGCTCAAACACTTCGACCTCTTGGGCTACGAGCAAGAAACGGTCGTTTTGAAACGTGTGCAGATGGCGGCTCAGATGCAGACCCGCCTGTATATCGTATGGGCGCATTGTACCCAAAAATAGCACATATTTTACATAAGGGGCGTAAGCGAGCGAGAGGGCCAATGCTCCGGGAGAGCGGAATTTAAACCCCTCGTCGATCAGTTTGGCCGCAAGTTCGGGATGGTTCGGAGACTTTTCGAAAAGGCCGATTTTCGCATAAGGATTCGATGCGACCGCTTCTCT encodes:
- the dksA gene encoding RNA polymerase-binding protein DksA, which codes for MRDHELHYFEEILLTRKAQIIKNITGVESEMNQLRELELNDEGDYASVSNDNMVENAIGAQQMQELQEIEAALAKIKSKQYGICEMCEDDIGFQRLKVKPHAKYCIVCRPIVEKNKH
- a CDS encoding 23S rRNA (pseudouridine(1915)-N(3))-methyltransferase RlmH, with the translated sequence MNISVISIAKKERSLYDPLYQEQMKMISRFAKIEDIELFPKEIAKAHTISAEASQGAYTKLLAPMLGKSYSIALHPEGKKLDSFAFSKLISDKIALQFFIGGAYGFEKSFVERCDSAISLSDLTMSHKIAKAVLLEQIYRAYALAANHPYHK
- a CDS encoding thiamine phosphate synthase yields the protein MRLYALCDADNLKVKGADINAFVNRANALGAEVIQYRNKHADIAAIKADLIVLRRLWDGFLIVNDHYELAPFCDGVHIGQEDLYAIDPDPLKALKILRLSIGTDKIVGLSTHNEREIAVANTLELNYVGLGAYRATATKSDAKVLGERLDAIAALSRHPVAAIGGVRLDDRFQNVTYHVMGSGIL
- the accD gene encoding acetyl-CoA carboxylase, carboxyltransferase subunit beta — protein: MSLFNLFGDSEKKKQPTKSEAPSHWVKCPSCQSLMYYKEIEKQNHVCPKCGHHLRIGVKERLALIADEGSFVEFDANLRPVDPLNFVDKKSYAARVEEGYAKNGTYSSVVSGECTINGAPAQLVVFDFNFMGGSLGSVEGEKIVRAINRAIDKRMGLIIVSASGGARMQESTFSLMQMSKTSAALAKLAEAKLPYISLLTDPTMGGVSASFATLGDIIIAEPGALIGFAGQRVIKQTIGSDLPEGFQRAEFLLEKGSIDMVVSRDELKDTLGDLLNLLLP